TTTAAtggttaaaattatataaatataatcgaTTCTATTCAACTTGAATACGAGAGTatcttaattttcaaaatgatTAGAGGCGTTATTTTAACTATGAAATTTAGTTGTGGGCAGTGTATTCACAAGTATGCATTATGATTGTTGAATTGAAGGAAAGCATGAGCTAAGTATTGGATCAGCGAACTATTAGATTACTTAGAGCATAGGCTGTGTGGAAGCTGAAAAGGGAAGTCAGACTCCTACTCCTAGCAAATGTACAAGGAAAAATGAGGAAGCTAAGAGccaaaatgatttaatgagACTTTGATAATGTGTAAAGAAATTGTTAAGAGTCCCATTGGAGAATTAGGGGAGAGGGGAATTAACGGTTGGAGATTCTGACCTTTCACttgtgtttgtttgtttgagcttacaaaagaaaaaagaagacaaagTAAGGCATAGTTTGGATGCTCAAAAGTAAAGAGTATTGTTATTGCAGTATCTACTAAATCCTCATTCCTTGGGatctcaaattaaaaacaaaaagaaaaaagaaaatatatagtCCAAAAGTGAATCCTGACCGTCCAATATAATACCGAATGGTTCTCACTTGAGTACACGTGCTgcctatcttttcttttttttcttgcctttttaatgttttgctTCCATGCATGGAATTCTCCTCCAACTAGAgcacaaaaacaaaagagagagaaatcaaataaaaagaaacagaaagagTCATGGTTTTGCTTTGATTCTTCTTTTATACAGGCTTCTTCATCGCCATCATTAGCGACCCTCTTCAATCAAGACTtaaacttttgatttttcttaaaaacaaaaaaaaaaaaaaaaaaaaaaaaaaacctttcAAGAGAGAGTCTAAATGTGTGTACTTGAGAAATGTGGATTTGAAGGAGGCTTCTTTTGGTGGGTCTGATCTTGTTGTGTACTTCACAGAAATAAAAACTGTCACATCTTTCGACGCTTTTGATTCTCCTGATCAATCACTAATGGTAAAGCAATAAATTGGTGATCTCTTGATCTGTTTTTATCACTCTGCTTCTTGATCTAGGGGATTTGATTTTGCTCCTGCTCTGTGTTTTTTGCTAATCATGAAAATGCGGGCATTTTTCGACAAGAGTTTGAGGTAAGATTTTAAGTTACTGATCTTGCTTGCTTTCTTTGCTGGGTAGTTTTTAGTTTTGTGCAATTAGATCAATCATGGAACCAaatgcaaaaaagaaattgttcaTTTGTAAGTTCTGCAACAAGAGGTACCCTTGCGGCAAGTCACTGGGAGGTCATATCAGGATCCACTTGAATGGGAATGGCAATGGATATGGGAATTCAACTGATATAGAAGAGGAGGATATGAAGCTCAATACTAGCAAGAGTTTTGCTGCTGCTAATGTAAGCAATAGCAAGCAGGAACTTGAGCTTGAAGCTGGTGCCCGGTCTGGTTATGGTCTTAGAGAAAACCCCAAGAAAACTAAGAGGTTTATGGCTGATTCAAGCAAGGGTAATTTGCTGCAAGAGAAAGTATGCAAGGAATGTGGAAAAGGGTTTCAATCGTTGAAAGCTCTTTGTGGGCATATGGCTTGTCACTCCAAGAACAGCTTTGAAGATCAATCAGAGACTACTGAGAAGCTGAAAGATCAAGTTTTTGATAGCCAATCAGATACTGAGACGTCATCAGCTCCAAGTAAGAGAAGGAGATCCAAAAGAATGAGGTACAAGGCTATTGGTGTTTACTCTTCTTCGTTGTCATTAGTAAATGGTTCGTTATCTTCTGCTTCTGATGTTGAGCAAGAGCAAGAAGAGGTAGCTAAGTGTTTGATGATGTTGTCTAAGGACTCTGGTTTTAAAGGTTGTTTTAGTTCAGTTGCAGATTCCTCAGATAATTCTGTTGTTTTAGAGACTAAATCATCATCTCCTAAATTGAGAATTAGTGTAAAGAACGGCGTTAGTTGTGTGTATAATGGTAATGGGATTTTGGAGATAAAGAAAGCAAAGCAGCACGAAGTTATGTCCGTTGGAAATGAGTACTCTGAGAATTCTGATTCTGGCTATTTTAAGAATGGACCTAAAAAGGTTGAATCTGATATTTCTGTTCATGGGTTTACTGGGATCGACGAATTCAAGAAGCAAAAGATGGAATTTGGTTCTAGATTTGAAGATGGCTTCAGTCCTGAATTGGGGAAAAGATTAAGCAGGGTTAGGCGTATTAAAACAGAATTAGGGAAGGATCTGATTGAGGAAGACGGATACGGTGAAACTGATGGAGCTTCATTTAAGTATGACTCAAGGAAGAGAGACAAGAGAAATGATCCCGAATTGCTTAGCAACATTGCTTCAAAAACATGCATTGGGGTACAAAGGACCAGGCATAGAAGGACTAATGGTTGCAGCGAATCAATGTACGGAAGCGGTGAGAATAGCATCGAGACTGACTGTGCTCCTAGTCCTTTGCCTAGTCATAATAAAAAGAGCCAATCTTGCAATGGGAAAACTGCAATTGAGCAGAAGTTATCAGGCAGTGTAGAGAAAAAATTGAGCTTGAGAAAAGGCAAAATACATGAATGTCCATTTTGCTTTAAGGTTTTCAGGTCAGGTCAAGCTTTGGGCGGTCATAAGAGGTCCCATTTTGTTGGAGGTGCTCAGGATAGAACTCTGGTGATTAATCAACAAGTTTCTGAAATTTCAATGCCTGCGCTAATTGATCTCAATCTTCCTGCTCCAGTGGAAGAAGATGCAAACGGGTACTATATACCATCatggtaagagaaaaaaaaaaaaaaaaaagaaatctcgAGTTTCTGCAAGTGGGTAAATCTGCTCTCTAGTGGCAACCTCATTGATGAAGATGCCAGTTATGCTTAGAGTGTACAGGAAGGTTGGTGaatgtttttgtttcttttgcttCAGATTCAAGGATGTCTTATTCTTACAGAAGGTAACTGTTCCAATTGTTGCTTATGAAAATGTGAGAagcatcatttttatttttaattttttaaaacttttgcTTTAAATTTATAGGAGGCCCTTTTGCTTTGGTAAACATAGATAACAATATTTTGAATTCCAAGTTCCTTTATTTCCTTAAATTCTTTACTGTTAATCTTCCATGAAAGATTCTTTGAATGCTATGGGTAATGCAAACCTTCAATTCAAAGTTAAAAGACTTAAATTTTCACCTTTTGAAGCCACttaaaaacaaatcaaatgTATGATTGGGAAGCCAAAAAATAAAGTAGTAATAGTATCTCCAACTGAAACTAATGGGCAAGTTATTGAATTGTCTGTGCTGTTGTTAGTCTATGCTTCCTAAAAGATTCACGGAACACCTGCTTTGCTTTTATGGGGAGaagattaaaaaatgaaaagaaaagaaaagtgctGTTCTAAAATTGGGAGAGAAGTTTCCTTTTCAATTTACAAACTCAACTTTAAGCCCTGTTTTTTCACATTTTGTTTTCTACTgctcaaaattaatattttcttgcattcaaCTCCAAACAAAGATCTCTTGGGAAAGTACACTTAAATGtgaattgaataataaatcCAATGGCAACATCCAAAGCATGTCTCTAACTGCCAACTATAGTTAGCCCTTCCAATGAAACCCATTTATTTGAGGGCGAAAAAGAATTATGGGAAAAACTACAGAAAAACAAGGGGAAAGAACAACAATATGCCATGGTTGGGCCCTTTTTTtctcaacttttattttatttttataaaatcaatttatgtgattgattcggttagtaaaaattaaatatattgtttGCACGGTTAATTTGTTGGTATAATATTCATGTTGCAT
The Ricinus communis isolate WT05 ecotype wild-type chromosome 1, ASM1957865v1, whole genome shotgun sequence DNA segment above includes these coding regions:
- the LOC8289133 gene encoding uncharacterized protein LOC8289133 → MEPNAKKKLFICKFCNKRYPCGKSLGGHIRIHLNGNGNGYGNSTDIEEEDMKLNTSKSFAAANVSNSKQELELEAGARSGYGLRENPKKTKRFMADSSKGNLLQEKVCKECGKGFQSLKALCGHMACHSKNSFEDQSETTEKLKDQVFDSQSDTETSSAPSKRRRSKRMRYKAIGVYSSSLSLVNGSLSSASDVEQEQEEVAKCLMMLSKDSGFKGCFSSVADSSDNSVVLETKSSSPKLRISVKNGVSCVYNGNGILEIKKAKQHEVMSVGNEYSENSDSGYFKNGPKKVESDISVHGFTGIDEFKKQKMEFGSRFEDGFSPELGKRLSRVRRIKTELGKDLIEEDGYGETDGASFKYDSRKRDKRNDPELLSNIASKTCIGVQRTRHRRTNGCSESMYGSGENSIETDCAPSPLPSHNKKSQSCNGKTAIEQKLSGSVEKKLSLRKGKIHECPFCFKVFRSGQALGGHKRSHFVGGAQDRTLVINQQVSEISMPALIDLNLPAPVEEDANGYYIPSW